From Butyricimonas paravirosa, one genomic window encodes:
- a CDS encoding RagB/SusD family nutrient uptake outer membrane protein yields MKKKIYILGLSVLLACSACEDWLTIQPETTVAAETLFKTDVGITQGLNGAYYTAMSIYAPISYFGGSSFVEYMANTYYCDPEMKGDDYYFSIHTYEQSDSQNNVNEWCFTGLYKVIANLNSMLSEMAKNVEKLTPNIYKICRGEAYALRACCHLDILRLYGPVPSAADASKTYVPYVRVNDVEDYTYHTFNQFMDYVQMDLDSAEMFLQTVEPVLTQTFEATNSTSNIWPYRKSRCNYYAVLALQARAALWRGDKEKALRYAKLVKEAKNEDGTSKVRLTTPNDNMSDYTVTDKTHYSEHLFGIKNETYDVNSFSDPFSRKVCYNKEDFIINLYGEDYKNDLRYKNWWNISGKWEWVGDWQTGHSVWVTDGKYYITKYNDFTTNNTSAPHNFPIIRLPEMYFIIMECGTLTEANAAYEEYCNARGITYKPLTEDDRQERVILESIREYVAEGQNFFTYKRNNVKNMYGAITTSSEDQYIMPLPEAEYADVK; encoded by the coding sequence ATGAAGAAAAAAATATATATATTAGGTTTAAGCGTGCTACTGGCATGTAGTGCTTGTGAAGATTGGCTGACGATCCAACCGGAAACGACAGTTGCTGCAGAAACATTGTTTAAAACAGACGTGGGGATAACGCAAGGTCTAAATGGAGCTTATTATACGGCAATGTCAATCTATGCACCTATCAGTTATTTCGGAGGATCTTCGTTTGTTGAGTATATGGCAAATACTTATTATTGCGATCCGGAAATGAAAGGTGATGATTACTATTTTTCAATTCATACTTATGAACAATCGGATAGCCAGAATAATGTTAATGAATGGTGTTTTACCGGACTCTACAAGGTAATCGCCAATTTGAATTCAATGCTTAGCGAGATGGCTAAAAATGTAGAAAAGTTGACTCCGAACATATACAAGATTTGTCGAGGAGAGGCATACGCTTTGCGGGCATGTTGCCATTTGGATATATTACGACTCTATGGACCGGTTCCATCTGCGGCAGATGCATCAAAAACATACGTACCTTACGTGCGGGTGAATGATGTGGAGGACTATACGTATCATACATTCAATCAATTTATGGATTATGTTCAAATGGATTTAGACAGTGCGGAGATGTTTTTGCAGACGGTTGAGCCCGTATTGACACAGACATTTGAAGCAACAAATTCGACATCGAATATATGGCCCTATAGAAAAAGTCGTTGTAATTACTACGCTGTATTAGCATTACAAGCTAGGGCTGCTTTGTGGAGAGGGGATAAAGAGAAGGCTTTACGTTATGCGAAATTAGTGAAAGAAGCCAAAAATGAAGATGGAACTTCAAAAGTTCGGTTGACAACTCCTAATGATAATATGAGTGATTATACGGTGACGGATAAAACTCATTATTCAGAGCATCTGTTTGGAATAAAGAACGAGACGTATGATGTAAATTCCTTTTCAGATCCTTTTTCTAGAAAGGTATGTTACAATAAAGAGGATTTTATAATAAATTTATACGGAGAAGATTATAAAAATGATTTGCGGTATAAGAATTGGTGGAATATCAGTGGAAAGTGGGAATGGGTTGGTGATTGGCAAACCGGACATTCCGTTTGGGTGACAGATGGAAAGTATTATATAACTAAATATAATGACTTTACAACCAATAATACATCAGCTCCGCATAATTTCCCGATTATTCGTTTGCCGGAAATGTATTTCATTATAATGGAGTGTGGGACATTAACAGAGGCTAATGCCGCTTATGAAGAATATTGCAATGCCCGAGGGATTACTTATAAGCCATTGACTGAAGATGATCGTCAAGAACGGGTGATATTGGAAAGTATTCGGGAATATGTTGCTGAAGGACAAAATTTTTTCACATATAAACGTAATAATGTGAAAAATATGTATGGGGCTATCACCACTAGCTCAGAGGATCAATATATCATGCCATTGCCTGAAGCCGAATATGCAGATGTTAAATAA
- a CDS encoding thioredoxin family protein codes for MKKIILFIVSSLFITSLYAQTKFQELSLTKALELAKSEKKLVFIDCYTSWCGPCKIMAKEVLPQKEVGDFLNELFVCVKYDMEEGEGPELAKKYKVDAYPTFLLLNADGDLINSIVGMTPMGGEFIYKVKLALGEISTVKMDSMYAVGNRMTRFVLSYLKALEATKQYDKAKVVTTDLMKNLSDSQKSYATYWFLYENPKISPVGSENINYLLRHVDNFRKGVGVEPVNAKLTSMFENQLEDMIRGRNKTIDIADVEVVEKNLKACNLPGKDYLYDYVALLKGMFSYDADVAFAAFMKIFPTMKEEKLNYLYFRPITFLKGKWDDQQKKKLIDLSLKLSPEVKNVVLQDGLKYFAKEIKKF; via the coding sequence ATGAAAAAAATAATATTATTCATTGTTAGCTCCCTATTTATAACTTCTTTATATGCTCAAACAAAATTTCAGGAATTGTCCCTGACGAAAGCGCTGGAGCTGGCAAAGAGTGAGAAAAAGTTAGTGTTTATTGATTGCTATACTTCATGGTGTGGCCCATGTAAGATTATGGCAAAAGAGGTTTTACCCCAAAAGGAAGTGGGTGATTTTTTGAACGAACTTTTCGTGTGTGTGAAATATGATATGGAAGAGGGAGAAGGGCCGGAGCTTGCGAAAAAGTACAAGGTGGATGCTTATCCCACGTTTTTATTGTTGAATGCAGATGGGGATTTAATTAATTCGATCGTGGGAATGACTCCAATGGGAGGAGAGTTTATTTATAAAGTAAAATTAGCTTTGGGAGAGATCTCTACGGTGAAAATGGATTCCATGTATGCAGTTGGGAATCGAATGACTCGTTTTGTACTTTCTTATTTGAAAGCGTTAGAGGCAACCAAACAGTATGATAAAGCAAAAGTGGTTACAACTGATTTAATGAAGAATTTGAGTGATAGTCAAAAATCTTACGCAACGTATTGGTTTCTTTACGAGAATCCGAAAATATCCCCCGTGGGATCCGAAAATATCAACTACTTGTTGCGTCATGTGGATAATTTCCGTAAAGGTGTGGGGGTCGAGCCTGTGAATGCAAAATTAACTTCGATGTTTGAGAATCAATTAGAGGATATGATCCGAGGAAGGAATAAAACAATAGATATAGCGGATGTGGAGGTGGTCGAGAAGAATTTAAAAGCTTGTAATTTACCAGGTAAGGATTATTTGTATGATTATGTTGCCTTGTTGAAAGGAATGTTTTCGTATGATGCAGATGTAGCATTTGCTGCTTTTATGAAGATTTTCCCCACGATGAAAGAGGAGAAGTTGAATTATTTATATTTCCGTCCAATCACTTTCCTAAAAGGAAAATGGGATGATCAACAGAAAAAGAAATTAATTGATTTGTCCTTGAAGTTATCACCCGAAGTGAAAAATGTCGTGTTACAGGATGGACTGAAATATTTTGCAAAAGAGATTAAAAAGTTCTAA
- a CDS encoding TlpA disulfide reductase family protein yields MKFIYIQLVVVLCLGIGGCQRGGWKGKYTLTVMMETNPQNKLFVFYKDGSDSIRVDSAIYMNGKFELKGRIPYPQRALVRMDQKNPTFFEDAVRFMDDAMFVFLEEGDIQVLAEKTLRGARVSGTPSNVDLQVYTDSISFYRDWLDGYRKRYGEAYRNRDDVAFISLNRENTLMEGRLYEVEKRFFDQHPGSLVALDWLGRTYNIAREKSKIIPLFEMLDEEVKNSELGQRYRKLLEETVSVEMGGIAPDFTAKNINGRDVSLSSFRGQYVLLDFWASWCGPCRKENVNVLEVYNRFKDKGFTVIGYSLDGSEKAWLRAVEKDGMPWEQLAGMNGVKVDASKLYGVVAIPSNFLLDPKGKIVGIDLRGEELEKALEQMFED; encoded by the coding sequence ATGAAATTTATTTATATACAGTTAGTTGTGGTTTTATGCCTTGGGATTGGGGGATGCCAACGAGGAGGATGGAAGGGGAAATATACTTTGACCGTGATGATGGAAACTAATCCGCAAAATAAATTGTTCGTGTTTTATAAAGATGGGAGTGATAGCATTCGGGTGGATTCGGCGATTTATATGAATGGGAAATTTGAATTGAAGGGACGGATACCTTACCCACAACGGGCATTGGTGCGTATGGATCAAAAGAATCCAACTTTCTTTGAGGATGCAGTTCGGTTCATGGATGATGCTATGTTTGTATTTCTTGAAGAGGGAGATATACAAGTGTTGGCTGAAAAGACGTTGAGAGGGGCTAGAGTAAGCGGAACACCATCAAATGTTGATTTACAGGTATATACGGATAGTATCAGCTTTTATCGAGATTGGTTGGATGGATACCGAAAAAGATATGGTGAAGCGTACCGTAATCGTGATGACGTGGCTTTTATCAGTTTAAATAGGGAGAATACTTTGATGGAAGGCAGGCTCTACGAGGTGGAAAAGCGTTTTTTTGACCAGCATCCGGGATCACTTGTTGCCTTAGATTGGTTGGGAAGAACGTATAATATAGCCCGAGAAAAGTCAAAGATTATTCCCTTGTTTGAAATGTTGGATGAGGAGGTGAAAAATTCTGAATTAGGGCAGAGATATAGGAAACTCTTGGAAGAGACGGTCTCGGTGGAGATGGGAGGTATTGCTCCAGATTTTACAGCTAAAAATATAAATGGAAGAGACGTTTCGTTGAGTTCTTTCCGGGGGCAGTACGTGTTACTGGATTTTTGGGCGTCGTGGTGTGGACCTTGTCGTAAGGAAAATGTGAATGTGCTGGAAGTGTATAATCGTTTTAAAGATAAAGGGTTTACGGTAATAGGGTATTCTCTGGATGGTTCTGAAAAAGCATGGTTGAGGGCAGTGGAGAAGGATGGGATGCCTTGGGAGCAGTTGGCTGGGATGAATGGAGTGAAGGTCGATGCCTCAAAATTATATGGTGTGGTGGCTATTCCTAGTAATTTTTTGCTTGATCCGAAGGGAAAGATCGTGGGTATAGATTTGAGGGGTGAAGAGTTGGAGAAGGCTTTGGAGCAAATGTTTGAGGACTAG
- a CDS encoding SusC/RagA family TonB-linked outer membrane protein, whose amino-acid sequence MKFLCFFFLLSVSVSAASYSQNARFTLALENVALTDVFSTIRKSSEFTFIYNMDDVRNIRVKSINVHEATIQEILDEVLRNTGFVYQIEDHVIVIQPQEVKEEKKSVRLKGWVRDKKKEPLPGVTVRMVGVSLGTATNAQGWFAIDLPVTKGEVEFSFVGYKKQKIAFTEKTDTLQIVMEEDFQQVEEVVVTGIFNKPKESFTGAVVAVTKDDIKANYSRNVLQTLANIDPSLRIVQNNKMGSDPNTLPEIRLRGVSTMLTAEELKSQESGRPDYNRPLFIMDGFEVDLERVMDMNENEIENITILKDASATSMYGSRGANGVIVITTNRYTAGNLRIMYQGRVNVQIPSLGTYDNLMSASEKFELEKEYGLWESDLYKELYDEIETNIANGLNYNWLKVPTRTGVGQNHILQVSGGQESWNYSLDLNYQSTRGAMKDSERNNFNGTMSLGYRKDKWNIWQSLSIGVNSNQDSPYGQFSNYVNMNRYWKPYDEDGEPVEYYYHPNGGFNYPIDNPLYDKSVGVWAKTKYYSTRSNTRLKYNFTERFYTEVSFGISRKETKGDSYYPPSHKNFNTVTELEQKGSFTRGERENIEWQVRGTLYYTNTFKDKHMFSTGFSTELSESTEDNANWTARGFMADNIDHPGMSLAYPENGHVFGDKSVTRRASFSYIANYYYDQRYFVDGSITYNGASSFGENSRFSPYYSIGGGWLMNNESFIQNNLPFINELRLRYSFGVVGNSSLAPQDYMEVFNRNSQDLYLGGLCWTLNGFANPNLKQQNTIQHNVGVDLGLFNDRISIQFNYYNFLTNNTLTDMNLPISHGFNAVRGNIGKIRNEGFEWYLNFVLLNSEAKGIRWNLNANITRLRNTIVELSEGFKEAIKGQFREMGTATDAIKYQEGKSMDAIYGLRSVGIDPTSGQRVFLKADGVTTTLEQNPDDLVYLGDSQPKVNSTFNTSFTWKGLSVIVGFGVKWGGKQINYTELNRGENVSLSSNLDRRLLKYGWRHIGDQARYKNQWGTTSRDIATRVCSDFVHKDNVFSCNNVNIHYSFPKEWLKKVIGLESLAISADLSDIFYFSTIERERGTSYPFSINPNFSISCTF is encoded by the coding sequence ATGAAATTTTTGTGCTTTTTTTTCTTGTTGTCTGTTTCGGTATCAGCAGCAAGTTATTCACAGAATGCAAGGTTTACTCTGGCATTGGAAAATGTTGCGTTGACGGATGTTTTTTCGACTATCCGGAAAAGTAGTGAGTTCACGTTTATCTATAATATGGATGACGTGAGGAATATCCGGGTAAAATCAATAAACGTACATGAGGCTACTATCCAAGAGATTCTGGATGAAGTCCTTCGAAACACGGGGTTCGTTTACCAGATTGAAGATCATGTGATCGTGATTCAACCCCAGGAGGTGAAAGAAGAAAAGAAATCCGTGCGATTAAAAGGGTGGGTTCGTGATAAGAAAAAAGAACCGCTACCAGGGGTGACGGTAAGAATGGTGGGGGTGAGCTTGGGAACGGCAACCAATGCTCAAGGATGGTTTGCGATAGATTTACCTGTGACGAAAGGGGAGGTGGAGTTTTCTTTCGTGGGATATAAAAAACAGAAAATTGCTTTTACGGAAAAAACAGATACGCTGCAGATCGTGATGGAGGAGGATTTCCAACAGGTGGAAGAGGTGGTTGTGACAGGTATTTTCAATAAACCGAAAGAGAGTTTTACAGGGGCTGTTGTGGCGGTAACCAAAGATGATATTAAGGCAAACTATTCTCGTAATGTCCTTCAGACATTAGCTAATATTGATCCAAGTTTACGGATTGTGCAGAATAATAAAATGGGATCGGATCCGAATACATTACCAGAGATTCGTTTGCGTGGTGTTTCAACGATGTTGACAGCAGAGGAATTGAAATCACAAGAAAGTGGACGTCCGGATTACAATCGTCCTTTATTTATCATGGATGGTTTTGAGGTTGATCTGGAACGTGTCATGGATATGAATGAGAATGAAATTGAGAATATTACGATTTTAAAAGATGCCAGCGCAACATCAATGTATGGGTCCAGAGGTGCTAATGGCGTGATCGTGATTACAACGAATCGTTATACAGCTGGGAATTTGAGGATTATGTACCAAGGACGTGTAAATGTTCAAATTCCATCTCTTGGTACTTATGATAATTTGATGTCAGCCTCAGAGAAATTTGAATTAGAGAAAGAGTATGGTCTTTGGGAGAGCGATTTATATAAAGAATTATATGATGAAATAGAAACTAATATCGCTAATGGGTTGAATTATAATTGGCTAAAGGTTCCGACTCGTACAGGGGTTGGGCAAAATCATATATTACAAGTTAGTGGAGGACAGGAATCATGGAATTATTCTTTGGATTTGAATTATCAATCGACTCGTGGAGCTATGAAAGATTCTGAGCGTAATAATTTCAATGGTACCATGAGCTTGGGATACCGTAAGGATAAATGGAATATTTGGCAATCTTTGTCGATAGGGGTAAATAGTAATCAAGATTCTCCTTATGGACAATTTTCGAATTATGTGAATATGAACCGTTACTGGAAACCATATGATGAAGATGGGGAGCCTGTTGAATATTATTATCATCCTAATGGAGGATTTAACTATCCTATTGATAATCCGTTATATGACAAGAGTGTTGGTGTCTGGGCAAAAACAAAATATTATAGTACTCGTAGTAACACTCGATTAAAATATAATTTTACAGAAAGATTTTACACGGAGGTATCTTTCGGTATCTCTCGGAAAGAAACGAAGGGGGATTCCTATTATCCGCCGAGTCACAAAAATTTTAATACCGTGACAGAATTAGAGCAGAAAGGTTCTTTTACGAGAGGTGAACGTGAAAATATAGAGTGGCAAGTGCGTGGTACGTTGTATTATACAAACACGTTTAAAGATAAACATATGTTCTCTACGGGATTTAGTACAGAATTATCGGAGTCAACAGAAGATAATGCTAATTGGACGGCCCGTGGCTTTATGGCTGATAATATTGATCATCCGGGGATGTCCTTGGCCTATCCCGAAAATGGTCATGTTTTTGGTGATAAGAGCGTGACTCGTCGGGCAAGTTTTTCCTATATCGCAAACTACTATTATGATCAACGTTATTTCGTGGATGGATCTATTACTTATAATGGTGCATCTTCTTTTGGCGAAAATAGTCGATTTTCTCCTTATTATTCTATTGGTGGTGGTTGGTTGATGAATAATGAATCTTTCATTCAGAACAATCTTCCATTTATCAATGAATTGCGTTTACGTTATTCCTTTGGTGTTGTGGGAAATTCATCTTTAGCTCCTCAAGATTATATGGAGGTTTTTAATCGTAATTCGCAAGATCTTTATTTGGGAGGACTTTGTTGGACATTGAATGGTTTTGCTAATCCGAACCTAAAACAACAAAACACAATACAACATAATGTTGGTGTTGATTTAGGTTTATTTAATGATCGGATATCCATTCAATTTAACTACTATAATTTCTTGACAAATAATACATTGACGGATATGAATTTACCCATTTCTCATGGGTTCAATGCCGTGAGAGGTAATATTGGGAAAATTCGGAATGAAGGATTTGAATGGTATTTGAACTTCGTTTTGTTGAATAGTGAGGCAAAAGGGATTAGATGGAATCTGAATGCTAACATTACTCGTCTTAGAAATACGATTGTAGAACTCTCCGAAGGATTTAAAGAAGCGATAAAAGGTCAGTTTAGGGAGATGGGTACTGCTACAGATGCGATTAAATATCAGGAGGGTAAATCTATGGATGCTATTTATGGATTACGTTCCGTGGGTATTGACCCGACTTCCGGACAACGTGTTTTTTTGAAGGCAGATGGGGTAACGACAACATTGGAACAAAATCCTGATGATTTGGTTTATTTGGGTGATAGCCAGCCGAAAGTGAATAGTACATTTAATACTTCTTTTACATGGAAGGGGTTGAGTGTAATTGTTGGATTCGGAGTGAAATGGGGCGGAAAACAAATAAATTATACTGAATTGAATAGGGGTGAAAATGTTAGTTTGTCTTCGAATCTTGATCGACGGCTTTTAAAATATGGATGGAGACATATCGGGGATCAGGCTCGTTATAAAAATCAATGGGGAACGACTTCACGTGATATTGCAACGAGGGTTTGTAGTGATTTTGTTCATAAAGATAATGTTTTTAGTTGTAATAATGTAAATATTCATTACTCGTTCCCGAAGGAATGGTTGAAAAAAGTTATTGGTTTGGAAAGTTTAGCCATTTCGGCTGATTTATCAGATATTTTCTATTTTTCAACCATTGAAAGAGAAAGAGGAACATCTTATCCTTTCTCCATAAATCCTAATTTTTCCATTTCTTGTACATTCTAA
- a CDS encoding serine protease: protein MKMINYWRKFLSIGLYLVVFGTVACQGQKNEKEVVYRDYTHMEADLLDSLKRDEVKTLFRGVHVLRQQAQQVKESTPVRLESQRVEKKKLSPQDMIEKRRGSVLTVNKYHRAMMHPEGVTGWATAVVLSNDGICVSNYHVFWEFLDSTAKLNPRDSIMFVATEEGRVYPITEILSFNKAADVTFFKIDTRGDMLTPIPLGNDLPAGTGVHLLSHPEGYPYAYTNGVVMRTTTSDAKDPFARRMELTVDYAKGSSGGPIMDDCGNMVAMVSSIRAIFYSNQPPYSQQMNVKLTIPVSSLRMLMQGKNE, encoded by the coding sequence ATGAAGATGATAAATTATTGGCGCAAATTCTTGAGTATCGGTTTGTATTTGGTCGTATTCGGTACCGTAGCGTGTCAAGGACAAAAAAACGAAAAAGAGGTTGTGTATCGTGATTATACGCACATGGAGGCAGATCTGTTGGATTCTTTGAAACGGGATGAGGTAAAAACGTTATTCCGTGGGGTGCATGTGTTACGGCAGCAGGCTCAGCAGGTAAAAGAGAGTACTCCAGTCCGGTTGGAATCTCAACGGGTAGAGAAGAAAAAATTGAGCCCACAAGATATGATCGAGAAGAGAAGGGGCAGCGTGTTGACTGTCAACAAGTATCATCGTGCGATGATGCATCCGGAAGGAGTGACAGGCTGGGCAACGGCAGTCGTGTTATCGAACGACGGGATTTGTGTCTCGAATTACCATGTGTTTTGGGAATTTCTGGACTCAACAGCTAAGTTGAATCCACGGGATAGTATTATGTTTGTTGCCACGGAAGAGGGGAGAGTATACCCGATTACCGAGATCTTGAGTTTTAATAAAGCTGCAGATGTGACTTTCTTCAAGATTGATACACGGGGAGATATGCTTACCCCGATACCATTGGGAAATGACCTCCCGGCGGGGACAGGGGTACATTTGTTAAGTCATCCGGAAGGATATCCGTATGCATACACGAACGGGGTGGTTATGCGAACAACGACTTCTGACGCTAAAGATCCCTTTGCACGCCGGATGGAACTTACGGTTGATTACGCCAAGGGGTCAAGTGGGGGACCGATCATGGATGATTGTGGAAACATGGTGGCGATGGTGTCTAGTATACGTGCGATATTTTATTCTAATCAGCCGCCTTATAGCCAGCAGATGAATGTGAAACTGACAATTCCTGTGAGTTCATTGAGAATGTTGATGCAGGGAAAGAATGAATAA
- a CDS encoding TlpA family protein disulfide reductase, whose translation MNKLFITFLLCLPLFSWAGKDGNIKVLKKGDVCPKFVFKDVDGEKMSLEQFKGKYVVIDVWASWCQPCKQEFPNLKKLEEKYKDKNIVFVSISSDAQERRWRFELGFLRERLELQWWIVGNENFMRAFEIAALPRMILLDKEGRIAELKLPKPSDPKFEKILKKLRGL comes from the coding sequence ATGAATAAGTTATTCATTACATTTTTATTGTGCTTGCCTTTGTTTAGTTGGGCCGGGAAAGATGGAAATATAAAGGTTTTGAAAAAAGGAGATGTGTGTCCGAAATTCGTCTTTAAGGATGTCGACGGGGAAAAAATGTCGTTGGAGCAGTTCAAAGGGAAATACGTGGTGATCGACGTGTGGGCCTCATGGTGTCAGCCCTGTAAACAAGAGTTCCCGAATTTGAAAAAGTTGGAAGAAAAATATAAGGATAAAAATATTGTATTCGTGAGTATTTCCAGTGATGCTCAAGAAAGGCGCTGGCGTTTTGAGCTGGGCTTTTTGCGGGAGAGACTGGAATTGCAATGGTGGATAGTGGGTAACGAGAATTTTATGCGTGCTTTTGAAATTGCAGCCCTTCCGCGTATGATATTGCTGGACAAGGAGGGGCGAATCGCAGAATTAAAGTTACCAAAGCCTTCGGATCCGAAATTCGAGAAGATATTAAAAAAGTTGAGAGGATTATGA